The Etheostoma cragini isolate CJK2018 chromosome 22, CSU_Ecrag_1.0, whole genome shotgun sequence genome segment ACGAGcattgctcaagggcacctcagtggtggtaataaGGGAGGGACAAGCGCTGTCTTTCATTTTCCCCACCCAGTTTTTATCCtgttggtctggggattgaaccaacGACCTCCCCATCACAAGCTCTCTTCTCTAAGTCCACCAACGCCTTGATACCTTAGGTAATGAGATGCTAATtgccctctgtctctgtttaaTTTCTCACAGTTAACTAAAAGTTAACTCGAATTACCACTTTACCCACACAGCTGTCTAAAAAATACCCTAAAGTATAGACTTAAATGTGTTCAGGTATTATACTTTGACGTCAGTGAACATGATTCCTGTCTTCTTGTCTGTCAGTGTCTCTCTCCTAACTCCTCTCACATATgcataaatacatttgcatgtgtCTTTCTGCCTTGTGTGCCAGTCTTTCACAGAGTGAGTGACAGGTGCTATTTGAGGGAGGGAACACGCATGTTTGATTGCCTGTTTCCTTCACAACGGTTGTCCAATTTCATGGCTATTAGGCTTGTTAATAGGCACGGGGAGAAGACAGAGCAGAGGGCCTATCCGTGCACTTGGTTGGACCCTTTTATTAGAGGGCACGGTTTGTGATGCTAGAAACCTTGTCACATGTCACATAAATATAGGACAGGGACATGGGTTGTATTGTTATTACCCATCAGGTCCTATTGATGAGGCTCAGTAACTGATAACAAGCAGATCACACTGACACAACCCACTGAGTGTAAAAACCTAAATCAATAAAGCATTTTAGGAGACACTATTGTATTTTAGTCTGTTGATTTTCTTGTAGAAAAATCAACACATATTCAAATTCAGTTAGGGACAATTATTTCAACTGAATTATATGCATTAGCCCCACTCATTATTGACACTTGCCTGAGCAATTCATCCAGAGCTCCTCATTACAATGTCACGAGGAGTCATGCAAAATGAATGattacatttaatattcaaGGTTGTGGGGAAAAAGCCACTTTAAAGACGAAGGTTTGTGTGGTAAAACACTGGGTCACTGGTTCAGACTGTGATCTGTATTCATACAAAGCCTGGGAGGACTGTTAGAAGCAAGAGCAGGTTGTAGAAATTGCTTAAGGAGGAGGAGTAGTTCAAATGTATTGACAAATAAGAAATTGTAATTAATGATTCATCTTAATATCTTCTGAGATTGTGAAATCAGATACATCTGAATaggtttttgaaaaatatgatGTATGGAATCATTATGGGAATTATGCTTCCGTGAGTCAGATGTGTCTTAGTTATCACAACAATGGATTCTGGACAGAAATGATGGATTTCTAATACATGTTGTAGACAAATTCTACTACTTCTGTGTGGTTTGCATTTAAAGTTTGTAGTTAAAATAGTCACTCAAATCATATAACGAAAACTGGAAACGGGATTGCccttttggtttaaataaagttgtttaatttgatttttgaaTTGAATAATTGTTGATTTATGTAGTTGTGCCATTGGTGATTAAGTTGGTCTATTCATTTAAACTGTGTATAGCAGTTTTAAGTTGTAAAAATCAATCAACCAAACTTTACAACATCCAGCTGACAGACAGTGTACATGGTTGGTGATTTGAGATTCATTGTTTATGCACTGTTGAAACTTGTGTAGTGTAGACTTTGCATCTTGCTGAGCCTCTCCTGTGAATGTATTGAGAGAGGTGGCATGTGAAATATTTTCTTCTTAGaaatctgaaacaaaaacagtccCAGGTTAATACAGTGTGTGTCTCCAACAGACTCTCTTATTTAAAGTGTACAAAGATGCTATTCTTTACCACTTGAAACATCCACAACAGTTGAACAGAGGGATCTCTCTATGGGATACAAAAGGGAGATATTCCCGAATGAGTGTACAATAAAGACCCCACTTAGAACTCATCCTTGCAACAGAGGTCTGATCTTGATTCAAATCCAAAGACAGCAGTGGTATATTGAAActgaatatatactgtatatggtcTATTCCAGACCCTGCGATGTCCCAGAGTACTTTTGAGCCTTATAAACAACAAATGAAATTGCACTTGAAAGTTGTAGGCAGGTTGCTTGACAGCTGTTAGAGACTCAAGTGCTTTTTACTATTGTGAGCAAATCACTTAAGTACCTCTCTTGTGAATGACACAGTGATATACACTTGGGCATTTACACAATGGTGCTAAGCCAGCCGTAAAAGAGTATTGCATTTTCAAACATTAGTATATATTGTTGAATTTCATAGAATGTTCAATTATACAAAAGGTTTTCAGATGTGGGAGAGTTGTGCATataaaaatcacattaaaaaatgtttctctctcacaaCTGCAGAATGCATCGACTTACTGCAGAAATTGTCTGTGAATCGCCTTGGCCCTTGGCTGCTGGGCTGTGAGCAGCTACCATGACGTATCCCAACACCAGCATTCTGACAGCCAACTTCAGTAAAGCGTTTGATGGCCGTGACTCCGGAGGAAACATCTACaggcctttttctgttttcagcgTGCTCACTCTTACATTACTGGCAATGCTGGTGGTGGCCACCTTCGTGTGGAACTTGCTGGTGCTAGTGACCATCTTGAGGGTTAGGACATTTCACCGGGTGCCCCACAACCTTGTGGCGTCCATGGCCATCTCCGACGTGATGGTGGCTGCCCTGGTCATGCCGCTCAGCCTTGTTCATGAGCTGAACGGCAGGCTGTGGAAACTGGGCCGTGTGCTGTGCCAGGTGTGGATCTCCTTTGACGTTCTCTGCTGCACGGCCAGCATTTGGAACGTGACGGCCATCGCGCTAGACCGCTACTGGTCCATCACCAGGCATTTAGAGTACACGCTCAAGACGCgcaaaaaaatctcaaatgtgATGATTGCACTCACGTGGCTGCTGTCGTCTATCATTTCCCTGTCGCCACTTTTTGGCTGGGGGGAGACCTACACAGAGGGGATGAAGTGCCAGGTGAGCCAGGAGCCATCCTACACGATCTTCTCCACCTTCGGAGCATTTTACCTGCCGCTTTGTGTGGTGCTGTTTGTTTACTGGAAGATCTACAAGGCTGCCAAGTTTCGTATTGGCTCCCGCAAGACCAACACAATAACGCCCATGGCTGAGGTGATTATTCATTTACCTTTTTGTAAATCAGTTTTCTTAAAACAATCCCTCAATCCTTATAAGTCATATTATTCATAGCCTCCCCCTTGTCAAGGTAATAGGTAATACATGTAGATAGACActccttaaaccaatcagagagctaGAATAAGCTGTACATGACTCAGTAAGATTGGTTGACAGCACTTTGTAATGATCATTTTGAGTTGCTGTTATGGAGGTAATATACCATGGCCAGCAGTTTACTTGACATGGTGTCACAAAAATGTTCTGAGAGAGACACCGGCCAGAGACTGGCATTCATGGAGATAGAGATTCACCTTGTACAGGTCAGCTGTAAAGTTGGGAATAAAAGGTGGCAAGATCCAGGTTAGCACACTTATTTAAACAATGGActacaaaaataatttcaagACATCACTTCGAAGCTCACCTTACATTTGAAACTGCTGTAGATATGACGTAGCAACAGGCAGCTTTCAGAGTGCAGGAGGAGACACACTAGCAACCATCAAAGAGAGGTTGGAGACAGCCAGCCAATGAGATAAGTGATGAAGGAGAGCAAGAGTGCTGCCAATGCGGGAAGGAGAAGCATATGCCCCCAGCAAATCCCCAGCATTAGAAACTGAGTGTAGCGAATGTGGAGAAAAAAGGGCCAATGGGAGGGAAGTCAGTAATAGAAATCACTTTGACTAAGGAGATTGAGGAACACATAGCAGTAAGTAAGGGACTCAAGGCCATGCAGAGCATTGGACAGACTAAATAAATATAGGACACACTCCAGTTAGGTTCAGAAACCACTCCAGGCTAttgcattgtaatttcccaGTAGAGACAGGAGATATCAAAGCACATACATGACAGAAGCCAAGGCCAGTCCAAAAGTAGAGACAGGCAAAGGAAACAGATTTAGTGGCCTAAACTATCTGCTGATATTAATTGCGTAGTGGAAACTTGCCACTTCTGCCAGGTAAACAAGCGTACAGAGCTGAAAGAGCCACAACAATCTACACCTCTGCCAACAACCGTGGtaacagataaacacacagacatatataaGTAAGAGGCGATCACTACATTGTGACATCAGACTATTACTCCtatttgtctttccttttctcaactTCTTGCTGCCCTGCACTGGCCCACAATTATTAGTTGCTGTGCAATTATTTATCATTCTGGTTGATGAGCAATTCAACAGCAATCAGGGAAACATAAGTATCTGATGTATGAGCATACGTACAAATAATTGCAGCAATCCTGCTCATCACTACCAGCTTGCTAATGTGCGTAGGCAGAAGGTAGAAGGCTATAAATACCACCTCCAGCATCTTTAAAGGGCCACTGTGCCTTCCTGGCTTTGGCATTTCTCTAATCAGCAGACACAAAAGACTAGATCTATTCTGCAAGCAACctatttaattaaagaaaaattaaagaaaattgaaTCAGCACCTACCTTTAATTTGCCCTTAAGGTGGGTACTGGAATCTGTAAAGCACCCATGACACCTCAGTAATAAAAATGATGCCACTTTTAAACATCTCAGTGCAGACGCTTCTTTCTTTCACATATGAAAAGCTTCTTATAAAAATCACTCAGAATCTGAACATTTTGAGAACTTGCAATCATCCACATAATGGAGAGATGTTCCAAAGAAAATACACAgtgaatgctttttttcatttatgggatgaatccatccatccatccatccatccatccatccatctttgtccgctaaTCCAGTATTGGGTCgtgggggagcagctccagcaggggaccccaaactacccattcccgagccacattaaccaactccgactgggggatcccgagttGTTCTCAGGCTagggtggagatataatccATCCACCTAGTCCTTGGTCTTCCCGAGGCCTCCTACCAGCTGGACTCCCTTgggaggtgcccaggaggcatccttaccagatgcccgaaccacctcaactggctcctttcaacggaaaggagcagtggctctactcCAAACTCCTTACGGATGATTGTGCTTCTCacatctctaagggagacaccagccaccctcctgaggaaacccattttggccacttgtaccctggatctcgttctttcggtcatgacccagccttcatgaccataggtgagggtaggaacgaaaactgaccagtagattgagagcttttCCTTCTGGTTCAACTCTCCTTTTGTCACAACGGTAcgataaactgaatgtaatactGCACCTGTTGCACTGATTCTCCAACCAATATTCTGCTTTATTGTCCACTTACTcatgaacaagaccccaaggtatttaaactccttcccttggggtaaggactcattccccaCCTGAAGAAGGCACGCCGTTGGTTTTCTACAGAGAACCATGGCATCAGATTTAGaagtgctgatcctcatcccagccgcttaaCACTTGGCTGCaaaccaatccagtgagtgctgaagttCACAGGccaatgatgccatcaggaccacatcatccgcaaaaagcagAGATCCCCAGCctaccaaactgcaacccctccccaccctgaCTATGTCTCGATAttctgtccataaatactacaaacagtaTTGGTGACAAAgagcagccctggcggaggccaactcCTATGTGATGAATGCACTTTGAAATTTCCCCCAAATC includes the following:
- the htr5ab gene encoding 5-hydroxytryptamine (serotonin) receptor 5A, genome duplicate b codes for the protein MTYPNTSILTANFSKAFDGRDSGGNIYRPFSVFSVLTLTLLAMLVVATFVWNLLVLVTILRVRTFHRVPHNLVASMAISDVMVAALVMPLSLVHELNGRLWKLGRVLCQVWISFDVLCCTASIWNVTAIALDRYWSITRHLEYTLKTRKKISNVMIALTWLLSSIISLSPLFGWGETYTEGMKCQVSQEPSYTIFSTFGAFYLPLCVVLFVYWKIYKAAKFRIGSRKTNTITPMAEVKDETHQPQMIFTVRHATVTFQTDGDTWREQKEKKAALMVGILIGVFVLCWIPFFITELIVPLCSCDIPPIWKSIFLWLGYSNSFFNPLIYTAFNKNYNNALRNLFSRQR